The sequence TCCAGGCCTGGATGCTCAGGAGTTCGGTGTTCTGTGTTGCTAGCTGGTTCGAAAAGGTGTCGCGCAAATCGGTGATGCGACCGTTAACGGTGGCGAATTGGTTGAGCAAGAGGCCGGCTAGCGCGACGCCGGTGCCGATTATCCACTTTGTCTCGGTACTCATACGGGCCAGCGTAGCATACGATGACCAGAGGATCGCGAAAAGCGGGACGGGAGGGTCGGCGAGAGCCGCCCGCTCCGTGAAGTCCGGATCAACAAGGGCCGGTCGCGCAGAGGGGCGCCCCCACAGAATCGCCCTGGAGCCGCGGCATCGTCAAGAGGCCGCCAGTCCCGTTCAGTAAGGTCGAGCGCCTCGGCCAGACGAATCGGCAGCGGCACCACGAACCGGTACGGCAGTTTCAGCATGACCGGCAGGAGCCGGACCTTGTGCAGGTCGATCAGGCACGAGGCGTCGTTGACGATGACGGATGTCACCGGTCAAGCGGCCCTCGGATTTCCCATTCGACGTCTTGAAGCGAGCACTTCAGCAGCTCCGCCGCCCGAACCGGAGAGATCAGTTCCTCTCCCAGCGCGCGCCAGACCAGACGCTCAAAGCGCCGGGGTCGTTCGAAGGTCGCCAGTCCCTCGTTGTCCACCATCGGTTCCGGTTCGCGCTTCCGCCACGAACGGGCGTACGTCCGGAAGGCGTACTCGACGGAGGCAGGCGGCAGAATACGGACGTCGCGAAGACGGATCAGAATGGCCGCAGCCGACATTCCGTAGAAGTGCTTCAGCCGCATCAGCTCCCGGTAGGGGAGGCGCCGGCGGTGCGGGCCCACCTGGGCGCGCAGATGCTCGGCGGGCGCCAGGAACGCCGCGGCGAACCGGTGCATCGCTTTCTCTATCCGGATGTCCGAACGGCCCGCGTCACGGATTACTCGGTGCGCCAGCTCGTGCGCCAGCGTAAGCCGCCGACGCTCGACGTTGGTTCGGACCGAGATGACAACGGCTTCGGTGCTCGGGCGGCCCCCACCGCGGGCGACACCGCAGGCGAGGCCGTCGTAGCGTGCCGGCAGATCGGCCGCCACGACCCGGATTCCGCGATCCTCAAGCAGGGCGGTCACGCTCGGCACTGGATCGAGTCCGAGATCCCAACGCCTTCGTAACGCACCGGCCTTGTCCTCGACCTCGTCGAAGCTCCCGACAAGATCACAACGCAGGTCGCCGAACGGATCCGCAGGAGGCGGGATCTCCAGGATGTCCTCTATGGTGAGGTAGTCCTCGAGCTGCTCGGTGACGATCGCTTCCGCGCGCGCCCGATCCTTCGCCGACGTGCCGCTATGCTTGCGAAACTCGATGCCGGTCAGTGCCTCGACCTGACTGCCGGTCAGGAAATCGAGCGACACGTCGAGCGTCCGGCCGAGTCCGATCAACACCGCCGAGCTCGGCATCATCCTGCCGGCCTCGTACTTGCTGATCGCCTGCGCAGTGATCGGCGGGGACAGCCGCTCCGCCAGTCTGCGCATCGAGAAACCCGCCTTTTTCCGGGCCAGCCTGAGCCGCTGTCCGAACATGTGCCTCCTTCCACGCGGTTTATGATATCGTTCTGGATGGAAAAAATACAACCTGGAGATGACAAATAGCTCCCAAGAACCAGCATGTAGTGCCACGGCCGAACGGCTGGGCAGTCAAAGCCGAAACGAATCAGCGTGCGACCTCCATCCACCGCACACAGCGATTGATGCCGCGCGCGATGTGGCCGTCAACGTCGGCTCGGAGGTCATCATTCACGGCCGGGACGGCCGGATCAGAGAACGCAACAGTTACGGCAGCGACCCCTTCCCTCCGCGTGGCTGAACGACGGGAAGCCCACGACGGACCGTCGCCGCGCGCGGATCGGAGACGACTCATTGGCCGCCGTCGTAGCCGACGTGGAACACCGGCCGTCCACGCACACCCCGACGGAAAGAGTATCGACCGCCGTCACAGGTCTACCGTCGCGCACACCGTCAGCACGCGGCCGCCCCGCCGGATACGGTAGGGCTGCTTCACCCCGGGACTGACCACGTAGTCGTTCCCCTCCGGATAACGGGCACGAAAGGCATCGATGGCTTTCGCTTCCACCTGGTCCGGATTGATCTTGCACTCCACCAGATCCACCCGATTCCGGGCGCGGCGGATCACGAAGTCGACCTCGCGGTGCAGCTTGTCGCGCCAGTAGAAGACCCGCTCGTCCCCGAACCGGATGCGCAGGGCGTCCAGAACGAGGTGCTCCCACAGCAGCCCGCGGTCGTCGTCGCGGATACGCTCCCAACCCTTCTCGAAGGTGACGAAGCCGGTGTCGAAGGCGTAGCACTTCGGACGCCTGACGATCTCGCCCGCGCCGCCGCCGTGGAAGGGACGCAGCAGATGCACGGCATGGGCGGTCGCCAGCGCCTGCACGTGCGACATGACGGTCGGGCGGCTCATCTCGCTCAGCGTCGCCAGGCGGCCGTAGTCGAGCTGGCCGCCGCTCTGGCGCAGCAGCACGCGGAACAGCGCCAGGAACCCGCGGCGGTTGCGGACACCGAACAGCTCCAGGACGTCGCGCGCGTAGAAACTGTCCATCCATTCGCTGAAGAACGCAGGTTCCTTGCGCGCGGCGAGCAGCGGCTCGGGCAGGCCGCCGTGCAGCAGGCGGCGGTCGAGGTCCGGCGCCCCGAGCCAGTCGGCGCATTCGTCCCACGGCACCGGACACAGGTGCACGGCCTCCTTCCGCCCCGTGAGCGCGTCGCGGAACTTGCGCGTCGCGGCCAGCGTGGAAGATCCGGTCGCCAGCACACGCAGCCCCGGATAGGCGTCGGCCGCTATCTTCAGCAGGCGGCTGGGATCGTCCAGGCGGTGCACCTCGTCGAGAACCAGCACCGCGCCGGGCGGCTGGCCGTCGAAGTACAGTTCCGGGTCGGCGAGCATCCGTCCGACGGAGGGCAGATCGCAGTTCAGATACACCGCATCCGGCAGCATGCGGGCGAGCGTGGTCTTGCCGACGCGGCGGACGCCGGAGAGCCAGACTATGGTTCGGTGGGACCAGGCGCGCGCGATGCGGTCCAGCCAGTATTTCCGGCCCACCATACAGTCTATTTTATATTTGGTATGACTAAATGTAAACTATGATTACAGGCATGAGCAGCAACCCATGACTGCGTTCTCGCTCCTCGATCTCTCCCCCATCCCGGAAGGCGCCGATGCGGATGTCGCCCTGCGCAACTCGGCGGACCTCGCACGGCACGCGGAGCGCTGGGGCTACCGACGCTTCTGGCTGGCCGAGCACCACAACATGCCCGGCATCGCGAGCGCCGCCACCGCGGTGGTCATCGGGCACGTCGCCGCGGCCACGTCGACGATCCGCGTCGGGGCGGGCGGCATCATGCTGCCCAACCACGCGCCGCTGGTGATCGCGGAGCAGTTCGGCACCCTCGCCACGCTCTTTCCCGGGCGCATCGACCTGGGACTCGGCCGCGCCCCAGGCACCGACCAGCGCACGAGCCGCGCCCTGCGCCGCAATCTGGACGGCGACGTCGACGCGTTTCCGCGCGACGTCGTCGAGCTGCAGCAGTACTTCGCCGCGCCTGCCGATCAACGGGTGCGCGCCGTGCCCGGGATGGGGCTCGACGTTCCGATCTGGATCCTCGGATCGAGCCTGTTCGGCGCGCAGCTCGCGGCGGCGCTCGGACTGCCCTACGCCTTCGCCTCGCACTTCGCGCCCGCGCTGCTGATGGACGCCATCGCAATCTACCGCGAGCGGTTCGAGCCGTCGGCGCAGTGCGCGAAGCCCTACGTCATGGCCGGGCTCAACGTCTTCGCGGCCGACACCGAGAAAGAAGCGCGTCTCGTGCGCACGTCCGCGCAGCAGGCAATCCTCAGCCTGCGCCGCGGGAGGCCGGGCAAGCTGCCGCCACCGGTGGCAGGCTTCGAGGAGCGGCTGTCACCGGTCGAGCGTGAGATCCTGAACCAGTCTCAGTCGTGCTCCGTGGTCGGACCACCCGACAAAGTCCGAGCCGGAGTCGCGGCGTTCGTCGAACGCACGCGGGCCGACGAGGTGATGATCGTCAGCCACATCTTCGACCACGACGCGCGGCTGCGTTCGCTGGAGATCACGGCCGAGCAGGCGATCGCCCGGCCCATCGGCGTCCGACTCCCACCTGGAACCCGATCTCCTGTCCGGCAGCGCCCGAAGACTCTCGACGCGCGGGAGCCGGTTCGAGCGCACCGGCCGCCCGCTACTCCTGCTCCAGGTACCGGCCCCGGAGCGGGCGGCCGGGCTGCACGCCCTCGACCAGCGCGCCGTCGCGGACGACGAACGTGCCGCCGACGAGCACGTGCTCGATGCCAGCGGAGTACTGGTCCGGCGCGTCGTAGGTCGCGCGGTCGATGATCCGCTGCGGATCGAAGATCGTCAGGTCCGCGTCGCTTCCGACCTGCACGCGTCCCTTGCGGGTCATCTCGGGCACGATGGACTCGATCCGGCGGGCCGGCAGCAGGGTCATCTTGTTGAGGGCGTCCATCAGCGACAGAACGCCGCGGTCGCGGGTGTAGTGGCCGAGAATGCGGGCGAAGGTGCCGGCCCCGCGCGGGTGGGCGCGGCCCTGGCTGAACGGAATGCCGTCGCTGGCCGCGATGACGTCGGGCTGGCCGACGATCCACTCGTTGATCTCCTCCGACCGACCGTGCATGATCACCCACCCGCCCTGGCGCCGGTAGAGCGCGAAGGTCTCCGGCGTCAGCCGCTCGCCGGTGTCGACCCACTGCAGCGCCCGGTAGGCCTCGCGCGGGCGGCCGTCCCAGCCGTCGAACAGGGGCGACTGGATGAGCGACGCGCTCGCGGTGTAGGGATACGCCTCGGTGGTAACGTCGATGCCCCGCTCCCGCGCCCCGCGGATCATGGCCAGCGCCTCCTCCGCGCGCGCGCCGGCGGTGCTGTTCATGTGGACGATGTGGAGCGGCGCGCCGGTGACCGCGGCGTTGGCGATGACTTCCTGGAACGGGGCCAGCGCGCCGCCGCGCCGGAACGCCGCCGCGGATCGCAGGTGGATGAACGCCGGCGCCTCGTACTCCGCCGCCACCTGGAACATCTGCAGCAGCTCGCGGTGAGTCGCCCCCGGCGTATAGCTCACTCCGAAGCCGAGCCCGATTCCCCCCTCGCGCAGGCCGCGCACCATGAGCTGCCGCAGCCGCGCGATCTCCTCGTCGCTCGCGGCGCGATAGAGGGTGTCGTCGGCGCTCTCGCCGAGCGAGAACGTCCCGTTCGCGTTGCCGCGGGCGAAGGCGCTCCCGAGGGCGCGGATGCGCGCCGCCTGGTGGCTCACCGACACGCCGTAGTTGATGAGCGACGCGCCGCCGCGGCGCGCATACCAGCGCTCGACGGGAAACGCCCCGATCTCGAGCTCCAGCGCGGTGGTCACCCCGTCCATCGCCTGGTAGCGATTGCTGGCCGGGTCCTGGCCGTGCGCGTGGAGATCGACGAAGCCGGGGGCCACCACGAGGCCTGCGGCGTCCACGGTGGCGCTCCCCTCCAGCGGGTCTTCGGAGATCGCCACGACCGCGCCGTCCTGGATTCCGACGTGGCGCACCGCGTCGAGCCCGCTCTCGGGATCGATGACCCGTCCGCCGGCAATCACCAGATCGTGCGCCTCGCGTGCGGACGCGACCGGCTCCATCAGCGCCGGTTCGCCGCCCGAGCACGCCGCCGCCGCGCACGCGACGGCAAGGGCCAGCGCGCAGATCCGTTTTCGCCCGAGGTCTGCCGAGTCCGCCGCGCGTCCGACCGCCGACCAGCCGCGCCGATCCGGGTCCGTCGAGCATTGAGCAGTCATCACCACAACCCCAGTACCTTCCACCACGCGATCCCCACCGCCAGCCAGATGACCAGGTTGACCACCGACGAGTAGAACCCGGCGCGCCACCAGTCGCGCAGGCTGACGTAGCCCTCGATGAAGATGACGGGCGACGTCGTCGTGCCGTAGTGGGTCAGGCAGGCCTGCAGGTTGTTGAGGAAGAGCAGGCTGTAGACCACGATCCCGGCCGGCGCGCCGACCCCGACGAGCAGCGTGACGAACGGACCGTAGAGCGCCAGCGCGTGCACCGTCGTGCTGGCGAAGAAGTAGTGCGTGTAGAAGTAGATGACCAGGGTGACGATCAGCACCGCGATCCACGGGACGCCGGTGAACCAGGCGCCGACCCACCCGGAGAAGGCCACGGTCACGCCGGTCTCGTTCAGCAGGCCGCCCATGGTGAGCAGCCCGCCGTACCAGACGAAGACGTCCCACGCCGACCGCTCGCCCAGGGCCGCATCCCAGGTCAGCGTCCCGGTTACGAAGAGCACGCCGAGACCGATGAAGGCGACCAGCCCGGGCGACAGCCAGTCGACGTACGACGAGAGCACCCAGAATCCGATGAGAAACACGAACACGCTCAGCACGACCGCCTCGGCGCCCCGAATGGGACCGAGCCCGTCGAGCTCGCGCTGGGCGAAATCGCGTGCGGCCGGCGTGTGCCGGATGTCGGGCGGCACGACCCGCAGCATCAGCAGCGGCACGGCCACGCTCGACACGATGCCCGGCGCCAGCGCGGCGACGAACCAGCTCGTCCAGGTGACCTCGATCCCGGCGAACTCGCGCGCCAGGTCGCCGAGCAGCAGGTTGGCGGCGCTGCTGTAGAAGAACATCGCCGAGGCGATGGTGCTCGTCTGGTACATGCACGTCATCAGGAACGTGCCGAGCCGCCGCGAGGTCTCCCCCGGCTCCGACTCGTAGAGGGTGCTGATGCTGCGCGCGATGGGAAAGACGATGCTGGCCGACCGGGCGGTGATCGACGGCACGCCGGTGGCCAGCGTCAGGTCCGTCAGGTGCAGCGCGTAGCCCAGGCCGAGCGACGTCCGGCCGATGGCGCGCACGAACCAGAGGGCGATGCGCCGTGCGAGGCCGCACTCGCGCAGCGCGCGCGACATCAGCATCGCGGCCAGCACCATCCAGACGGACGCGGCCGAGTAGCCCTCCAACGCCCGCGCCATCGGCACGCGCCCTACCAGGATCACCATCGTGATTCCGAGCAGGACCACTTGCGAGCCGGGCAGCGGCTGCAGCATCAGCCCGGCGATGGTGGCGAAGAAGATGCCGGTGATGCGCCACCCCTGCGGGTCCACACCGTCCGGAACCGGCAGCACGTGCGCCACGAGCACATAGATGCCGAGCAGGGCGAGCAGCCGGACCGGCTTGCCAGCCATGACCGGGGCCTAGTCGACCCGCTCGAGAACCGCGGCCAGCCCCTGACCGACGCCGATGCAGAGCGTCACCAGGGCGTAGCGGCCCTCGACCCGCTGCAACTGGCGGACGGCGGTCAGCGTCAGGCGGGCGCCCGACGCGCCCAGGGGGTGGCCGATGGCGATGGCTCCCCCGTTCGGGTTCACCCGGCTGTCGTCCTGATCGATCCCCAGCAGCTTCAGGCAACCGAGCACCTGCGTGGCGAACGCCTCGTTGATCTCGATGACGTCCATCTCGGCCAGCGTCAGCCCGGCGCGGGCCAGCGCCTTCTTCGAGGCAGGCACCGGTCCCAGCCCCATGACCCGCGGCTCGACCCCGGCGGCCGCCGCCGAGACGACGCGCGCCAGCGGCGCGGCGCCCACCTCCTCGCCCGCCGCGCGCGACCCGACGATGAGCGCCGCCGCGCCGTCGTTGATGCCGGAGGCGTTGCCGGGCGTGACCACGCCGCCCTCCGCCAGAGGCCGCAGCGTCGCGAGCTTCTCCGGACTGGTTCCGGGCCGCGGGTGCTCGTCGCCGGCCACCTCGGTGGTCTGCCCGCGCTTCGGCCCCGGCACGACGACCGGGTGGATCTCGCCGGAGTAGAAGCACTCGGACTTCGCCCGTGCGTAACGCGCCTGGGACCCGGCGGCGAAGCGATCGCTTTCGCCGCGCCCGATGCCGAGGTCCTTCGCGACTTCCTCGGCCGTCTGGAACATCGCATGATCGCCGAACGCAGCGGTGGCCCGCCGGTTCGGGAAGCGCGACCCGAGCGTGGTGTCGAACGTCGTGAGCTGCCGGCCGTAGGCACGTTCCGCCTTCGCCATCACGAACGGCGCCCGGCTCATGCTCTCCACGCCGCCGGCCACGAACAGGTCGCCCTGCCCGCACGCCACGGCCCGCGAGGCGTCGACCACCGCGGCCAGCCCGCTCGCGCAGAGCCGGTTCACGGTCATGCCTGCCACCTCGACCGGCAGGCCGCCCAGCAGTCCCGCGCGCCGCGCCACGTTGCGGCAGTCCTCGCCCGCCTGATTCGTGCAGCCGGCGATCACGTCCTCGAACCGGTCCGCGGCGAACGGGCCGCGCTGCACCAGTGCGCCGACGAGGTCGCCGAGCAGGTCGTCGGCGCGGACCGGCGCGAGCGCACCCGCGTGGCGGCCGAACGGCGTCCGGAGGCCGTCGTAGATGAAGGCGTCGATCATCGGATCATTATAGGGTCCGCACGGCTGCGGCTGAACGACGATGCGGTTCAGGCCGGACAGGCGCAGGACCTGATGGATCGTGCCGTTGCCGCG is a genomic window of Acidobacteriota bacterium containing:
- a CDS encoding ImmA/IrrE family metallo-endopeptidase, giving the protein MFGQRLRLARKKAGFSMRRLAERLSPPITAQAISKYEAGRMMPSSAVLIGLGRTLDVSLDFLTGSQVEALTGIEFRKHSGTSAKDRARAEAIVTEQLEDYLTIEDILEIPPPADPFGDLRCDLVGSFDEVEDKAGALRRRWDLGLDPVPSVTALLEDRGIRVVAADLPARYDGLACGVARGGGRPSTEAVVISVRTNVERRRLTLAHELAHRVIRDAGRSDIRIEKAMHRFAAAFLAPAEHLRAQVGPHRRRLPYRELMRLKHFYGMSAAAILIRLRDVRILPPASVEYAFRTYARSWRKREPEPMVDNEGLATFERPRRFERLVWRALGEELISPVRAAELLKCSLQDVEWEIRGPLDR
- a CDS encoding 3-oxoadipyl-CoA thiolase encodes the protein MIDAFIYDGLRTPFGRHAGALAPVRADDLLGDLVGALVQRGPFAADRFEDVIAGCTNQAGEDCRNVARRAGLLGGLPVEVAGMTVNRLCASGLAAVVDASRAVACGQGDLFVAGGVESMSRAPFVMAKAERAYGRQLTTFDTTLGSRFPNRRATAAFGDHAMFQTAEEVAKDLGIGRGESDRFAAGSQARYARAKSECFYSGEIHPVVVPGPKRGQTTEVAGDEHPRPGTSPEKLATLRPLAEGGVVTPGNASGINDGAAALIVGSRAAGEEVGAAPLARVVSAAAAGVEPRVMGLGPVPASKKALARAGLTLAEMDVIEINEAFATQVLGCLKLLGIDQDDSRVNPNGGAIAIGHPLGASGARLTLTAVRQLQRVEGRYALVTLCIGVGQGLAAVLERVD
- a CDS encoding amidohydrolase family protein, translating into MEPVASAREAHDLVIAGGRVIDPESGLDAVRHVGIQDGAVVAISEDPLEGSATVDAAGLVVAPGFVDLHAHGQDPASNRYQAMDGVTTALELEIGAFPVERWYARRGGASLINYGVSVSHQAARIRALGSAFARGNANGTFSLGESADDTLYRAASDEEIARLRQLMVRGLREGGIGLGFGVSYTPGATHRELLQMFQVAAEYEAPAFIHLRSAAAFRRGGALAPFQEVIANAAVTGAPLHIVHMNSTAGARAEEALAMIRGARERGIDVTTEAYPYTASASLIQSPLFDGWDGRPREAYRALQWVDTGERLTPETFALYRRQGGWVIMHGRSEEINEWIVGQPDVIAASDGIPFSQGRAHPRGAGTFARILGHYTRDRGVLSLMDALNKMTLLPARRIESIVPEMTRKGRVQVGSDADLTIFDPQRIIDRATYDAPDQYSAGIEHVLVGGTFVVRDGALVEGVQPGRPLRGRYLEQE
- a CDS encoding ATP-binding protein, whose translation is MVGRKYWLDRIARAWSHRTIVWLSGVRRVGKTTLARMLPDAVYLNCDLPSVGRMLADPELYFDGQPPGAVLVLDEVHRLDDPSRLLKIAADAYPGLRVLATGSSTLAATRKFRDALTGRKEAVHLCPVPWDECADWLGAPDLDRRLLHGGLPEPLLAARKEPAFFSEWMDSFYARDVLELFGVRNRRGFLALFRVLLRQSGGQLDYGRLATLSEMSRPTVMSHVQALATAHAVHLLRPFHGGGAGEIVRRPKCYAFDTGFVTFEKGWERIRDDDRGLLWEHLVLDALRIRFGDERVFYWRDKLHREVDFVIRRARNRVDLVECKINPDQVEAKAIDAFRARYPEGNDYVVSPGVKQPYRIRRGGRVLTVCATVDL
- a CDS encoding DASS family sodium-coupled anion symporter — protein: MAGKPVRLLALLGIYVLVAHVLPVPDGVDPQGWRITGIFFATIAGLMLQPLPGSQVVLLGITMVILVGRVPMARALEGYSAASVWMVLAAMLMSRALRECGLARRIALWFVRAIGRTSLGLGYALHLTDLTLATGVPSITARSASIVFPIARSISTLYESEPGETSRRLGTFLMTCMYQTSTIASAMFFYSSAANLLLGDLAREFAGIEVTWTSWFVAALAPGIVSSVAVPLLMLRVVPPDIRHTPAARDFAQRELDGLGPIRGAEAVVLSVFVFLIGFWVLSSYVDWLSPGLVAFIGLGVLFVTGTLTWDAALGERSAWDVFVWYGGLLTMGGLLNETGVTVAFSGWVGAWFTGVPWIAVLIVTLVIYFYTHYFFASTTVHALALYGPFVTLLVGVGAPAGIVVYSLLFLNNLQACLTHYGTTTSPVIFIEGYVSLRDWWRAGFYSSVVNLVIWLAVGIAWWKVLGLW